GCCGAAGGCCGTGCCCATCCACTGGCGGCCGGTGACGAGCTGGAACGGACGGGTGGAGATTTCCTGCCCCGCGCCGGCAACGCCGATGATGACCGACTTGCCCCAGCCGCGATGGGCCGATTCCAGCGCCTGGCGCATCACCTTGGTATTGCCCGTGCAGTCGAACGTGTAGTCCGCCCCGCCGATCAGGTCGCCGTTCCGCTTCGTCATGTTGACGAGATAGGGCACGATGTCCTCGCCCACCTCCTTCGGATTGACGAAATGCGTCATGCCGAACTTCTCGCCCCAGGCCTTGCGGTCCGGATTGATGTCGACACCGATAATCATGTCCGCACCGGCAAGACGCAGGCCCTGCAGCACATTGAGGCCAATGCCGCCAAGGCCGAAGACGATAGCCGTCGAGCCGATCTCGACCTTGGCCGTGTTGATAACCGCGCCGATACCGGTCGTCACGCCGCAGCCGATGTAGCAGACCTTGTCGAAGGGCGCGTCCGGATTGATCTTGGCAAGCGCGATCTCCGGCAGGACCGTGTAGTTCGCGAAGGTGGAGCAGCCCATATAGTGGTGGATTTTATCTTTCCCGATCGAGAAGCGCGAGGTGCCGTCGGGCATCAGGCCCTGGCCCTGGGTAGCGCGGATCGAGGTGCAGAGGTTGGTCTTGCGCGAGAGGCAAGAATAGCATTCGCGGCATTCGGGCGTGTAAAGGGGAATGACGTGATCGCCCTTCTTCAGGGAGGTCACGCCTGGACCGACATCGACAACAACCCCTGCCCCCTCGTGGCCGAGGATCGCCGGGAAGAGACCTTCGGGATCGGCTCCCGATAGGGTGAAGTCGTCTGTATGGCAGATGCCCGTCGCCTTCACTTCGACCAGCACCTCGCCGGCCTTCGGGCCATCGAGCTGTACGGTCATGATCTCAAGCGGTTTTCCTGCCTGAACGGCAACGGCGGCGCGTACGTCCATGGTGTTTCTCCTCGTCGAAAATCTACATGTTCGGGTAAACCGGGCCTTCTCCGCCCTGCGGCGGCACCCAGTTGATGTTCTGGTTCGGGTCCTTGATGTCGCAGGTCTTGCAGTGCACGCAGTTCTGCGCGTTGATGACGAAGACGTCCTTGCCGTCCTTCTCCACCCATTCGTAGACGCCGGCGGGACAGTAGCGGGTGGACGGGCCGGCATAGACGTCGAGTTCGGAGGTCTTCTGCAGTTCCGGGTTCTTCAATTGCAGATGGATCGGCTGGTCTTCCTCATGGTTGGTGTTCGACAGGAACACCGAGGAGAGGCGGTCGAAGGTCAGCACGCCATCCGGCTTCTGGTAGTCGATGCGGCTGTGCTTTGCCGCCGGCTCCAGGCTCTGCGCATCCGTCTTGCCGTGCTTCAGCGTGCCGAAGAAGGAGAAGCCGAAGAGCGTGTTCGTCCACATGTCGAGACCGCCCAGCGCCACGCCGATGGCCGTGCCGAACTTCGACCACAGCGGCTTGACGTTGCGCACCTTCTTCAGGTCCGAGCCGATGGCGCTGTCGCGCCAGCCCTGCTCGATCTCGATCGGCTCGTCATTGGCGCGGCCCGCCGCAATCGCATCCGCCAGCTTTTCCGCCGCGAGGATGCCTGACAGCACCGCATTGTGGCTGCCCTTGATGCGCGGCACGTTGACGAAACCGGCCGAGCAGCCGATGAGCGCGCCGCCCGGGAACGACAGCTTCGGCACCGACTGGTAGCCGCCCTCGGTGATGGCGCGCGCGCCGTAGGACAGCCGCTTGCCGCCCTCGAAGGTGCCGCGGATCGCGGGGTGCGTCTTGAAGCGCTGGAATTCCTCGAAAGGATAGAGATAGGGGTTCTTGTAGTTGAGGTGCACCACGAAACCGACGGCGACGAGATTGTCCTCCAGGTGATAGAGGAACGAACCGCCGCCGGTCTTCATGCCGAGCGGCCAGCCGAAGGAATGCTGCACGAGGCCGGGCTTGTGGTTCTCGGGCTTGACCTGCCAGAGCTCCTTGAGGCCGATGCCGAACTTCTGGGGCTCGCGATCCTTCTGGAGATCGAACTTCGCAATCAGCTGCTTGGCGAGCGAGCCGCGCACGCCTTCCGAGATCAGCGTGTACTTGCCGAGCAGCGCCATGCCGCGGGTATAGTTCGGGCCGGGCTCGCCGCTGCGCTCGATGCCCATGTCGCCGGTGGCGACGCCGATCACCGCGCCCTCGTCGTTGTAGAGCACTTCCGTCGCGGCAAAGCCGGGATAAATCTCGACTCCAAGTCCTTCCGCCTTGGCCGCAAGCCAACGGCAAACGTTTCCGAGCGAGACGATGTAGTTGCCGTGGTTGTTCATCAACGGCGGCATGAAGGCGTTCGGCAGGCGCACGGAACCGGCAGGCCCCAGCAGCAGGAAATGGTCGTCCTTCACTTCGGTCTTGAGGGGATGGCTTTCATCCTCGCGCCAGTCGGGCAGCAGGCGGTCGATACCGATGGGATCGACGACCGCGCCGGAGAGGATGTGCGCACCGACTTCCGAGCCCTTTTCGAGGACGACGACGGTGAGGTCCGGATTGACCTGCTTCAGCCGGATCGCGGCCGACAGACCCGCGGGACCCGCACCGACGATCACGACATCGAATTCCATGCTTTCGCGTTCCAACGCAGGCGATCCTTTTGCGGAGAAGTGAGTTGAAGACGGTGTCCGGCTATCGCCGACGATCAGCTCTGACCCATCCAGAGAGCCCAGAATGCGAACAGGGGTTTCTCCCCGGATCGCATTGCATGCTTGATCATCGGAACATTGTAGAATGATCCTCCTACCCCGGGGGTGAACCACGTGCCGTCGCCCTGCCGGAACATTCCATCTGACAGGACGAGATAGGTCTCCTCCGGCGGATGATCGTGGTCCGGGTAACGGACGCGAGGAGCAAGAAGCGAGACACCCAAACCAAGGTCCGAGCGGTTCTCATATCCGCCTGGACCCACGATCATGCAGTTACCGTGCCCGTCGTGGAAGTTATCGCTGGCAGTCGCCAGGTCGTAACTCGCCCGCCTGCGCCAACCCAGTTCGGGCTCGAGTTCGGCAAACGCATCCATCAAGGCGCCAAGACTCCGCTGTGGCAGCCGGACACGCAGCGCGTCGTCGAGATAGGAACAAACCGGAAGCTTTGACTTGTCACCCTTTAGGTCGCCAACTCCACCGTCGAGCGCCGCGAAAATCCTTGATACGGAGACCTTCGCGGCGGGATCAATCGCGAACTCGGTGTAGGCCGCACGCGCCGCCTCGATCAGTTTCCGTAATGCGGGAGGTCTCTCCGTCATTTCGCTCTCCTCAGATGTCCTTCACCAGCCTCAGCGCGTCGTATACCGCCGCGTGGGTGTTACGCGCGGCGACCGCGTCCCCGATACGGAACAGCTGGTACTTGCCGTCGGGGTTCTCCCTTCGGGTTTGCGGGCGACCGTCGATGAGGTCGGAGTATTCGACCGCCCCCTTGTTGATCGAGTGGGGTTTGAGTTCGAAGTAGAGGTCGTCATTCGGCCGCGTGCCGTGGTTGACGATGATCTGGTCATGACGCTGCTCCTTGCGGACGCCGCCATAGTCGCTGCCGATCGTGGCGACTAGCTGATTGCCGTCCTTGCGGACCGCTTCCAGAAGGTAGGTGACCGTGAACCTGACGTCCTTGTTCTGCAGCGAACGCATATACGGGACGAGGTTCATTGCCATGACTTCGGGAGAGAATGCCCGGTCCCGGGTCATGATCTCGACCTTCGCGCCCGTCGCGGCGATAATCTCCGCTGCCTGCAGTGCGGCGTGATCGCCCGCGTCGTCGTATATCAGGACATCGGTGCCCGGCTTCACGTCGCCCGCGATGATATCCCACGCCGAGATGACGAGTTCGTTCCCTTCCGTCAGGACCTCCGTGTGAGGAAGCCCGCCGGTGGCGACGATCACGACGTCGGGGTTCTCGGCCATGACGGTGTCTCCGTCCGCCCAGGTGTTGTACCTGACCTCGACACCGAGGGCCTCGCACTGCTCGAGCCGCCAGTCGGTGATGCCGAGCATCTCGCGTCGCCGCGGGCTTTGAGCGGTCAGCAGAATCTGTCCGCCCGCCTTGGCCGCCGCCTCGAGGACGACGACCTGGTGTCCACGCTCGCCCGCGACGCGCGCGGCCTCCAAACCGCCCGGCCCCGCGCCGACCACGACGACCTTTTTTCTTGCCGCGGCCTTCGGAACGATATGCGGCATCGTCTCTTCGCGACCGGTCGCCGGATTGTGGATGCACAGCGCCATGCCACCCTGATAGATTCTATCGAGACAGTAGTTTGCGCCGACGCACGGCCGGATATCGTGCTCCCGCTTCTCCAGGATTTTGCGGACGATATGGGGATCGGCGAGGTGCGCGCGCGTCATCCCGATCATGTCGACCTTGCCTTCGGCGATGGCGAACCGGGCCGTCGCCACGTCTTGAATTCTGGTCGCGTGGAAAACGGGAAACTTCGTCGTCGCGCGAACTTCACCGGCGAGTTCCAGATGCGGCGCGCTCGCCATCCCCATGATAGGAATCTGATCGGTCAAGCCTGCGTCGGTTTCGATGTGGCCCTTCGTCACGTTCAGGAAGTCGATCAGGCCGCTGTTCTTGAGCCTCCGCGAAATCTCGAGGCCCTCCTCCTTGCCGTAGCCGACGGGCGTGTCTTCGTCCGCCACGTAGCGGACACCGAGGATGAAGTCCGGCCCCACGCGTTCGCGAACGGCGGCGAGGACTTCCAGCGAGAAACGCATGCGGTTTTCGAGCGATCCGCCGTATTCGTTGTCGAGGTGGTTGCTCATGGGAGACCAGAACTGCGAAAGCAGGTGGCCGAAGGATTCAAATTCCACGCCGTCAACGCCGGCGGCCTTCATCCGCTCGCTGGCATCGGCGAAGTCCTTCTTAATGCGCTCGATGTCCCACGTCTCGATGAGCTTCGGAAACGCGCGGTGGGACGGTTCGCGTTCCTGTGTCGGCGCGGCAACGGGAAGCCAGTCCGCCTTGTCCCACCGGGTGCGGCGGCCGAGATGCGTCAGCTGGATCATCACGGCAGCGCCGTGCTCATGACATTCGTCGGTGAGTTCCCGCATCCATTTCACGACCTCGTCCTTGTAGGCGAGGACGTTGTTGAAGACGGGCGGACTGTCGCGCGACACTGCCGCGGAGCCGGCGGTCATCGTCAAGGCGAGCCCCGCCTTCGCGCGCTCTACGTGATAGGCGCGGTAGCGGCCTTTCGGCATCCCGTCTTCGGGATACGCGGGCTCGTGCGACGTGGTCATCAGGCGGTTGCGCAGCGTTAAGTGCTTGAGCTTGAAGGGTTGCAGCAGAGGATCGTTCGACATCAATCAAGCTCCAATATAGGAATGAACGCACAATCGATAATGGGAAAGGTACATCAATGTCAACATAACGGTTCATGCTCGTATCAAAAATGTGACGAGGGTGTACCTTTTTGGTTGCGCCCGTGTTTTTGCAATGTTAGGAGAACACCATGGAACAGACTTTGACCGATAGCGGATGGCGCGGCTCACCGGATGTCTGGCTTAACGCCGCATACGAGACCCTGCTGGATTCCGGGGTCGACGCGGTCCGAATTCAAACGCTCTCGAAAAAGCTCAACCTGGCGCGAACGAGCTTCTACCGCTCCTTCGAGGACCGCGAAGAGCTTCTCGCCGCGCTTCTGGCCAGATGGCGGGAAAAGAACACGGGAAGCATCCTCAAGCAGGCGAACGCCTACGCGGACTCCCTGGTCGAGGCGATCCTCAACGTCAGCGACTGCTGGTTCAACAACGAAATCTTCGATTCGAAGTTCGAGTTCGCAATCCGCAGCTGGGCGATGCAGTCCCCCGAAATCCTTGCGGAAGTCCACGCTGCGGACCGCGCGCGCATACGGGCGATCGCAGAGATGTTCATGCGCTTCGGGGAAAGCGAGTTCGCGGCGGACGTGCGCGCGCGGAACATCTACCTGCTTCAGATCGGCTACATCTCGATGCAGATGAGCGAAGACATAGCGCTGCGCATGAAAAGAATGCCGGAATACCTGAAGGGTTTCACCGGCAAGCCTCCCAAGCAGAAAGACCTCGATCGCTTCTTCGCACGCCACGGCATCACGCCCGAGCAGATGGAGGCCGCCCATGATTGAGCGTCCTCGACTCGGAGTTATCGGAGCGCGCGGCTGGCTCGGCAACGCGATCGTGTCGGCGATCGTCGACGCCGGTGTTCGAAAGCCCTACGAGCTGACGCTTTCGTATAGGACGGGAAGTCCGGGAAGGCCGTCGGAAGCGAGCTGGACGCAGGACAATCAGGCTCTGGTCGATAGCGCCGAGGTCGTGATCGTTTCGGTGAGGCCGGAGGACTTTTCCGCGCTCGGGATCACCGCTCCCGGAAAACTGGTCATGTCCGTCATGGCGGGTGTCTCCGTAGCGGAACTCGCTGCGCATTTCGACACGGACCGGATAGTGCGCGCGATGCCGAACGCGGCCGCGTCTGTCAGGAATTCGTACACTCCGTGGGTGGCGAGCTCCGGCTGCACGGCGACGGACAAGGCGTTGGCAGCTGAAGTGTTTCAGGCTTGCGGCCCTGCGGACGAAGTCGAAACCGAATCGCAGCTGGACTACTTCGCGGCTTTTACGGGGACCGGCCCGGCGTATCACGCTCTGCTTGCCGACACCCTTCGGATGGATGCGATTTCCCGAGGAATTTCACCTGACGTCGCGCGACGCGCGGCATCGGCGCTCCTGGTCGGCTCCGCGAAACTCATCGAACGGGATGGCCGTTGCCCGTCGGAGGTCGTCCAGGACTTCATCGACTACGAAGGCATGACCGCCGCGGCTCTGCGGGCCATGCGCGACGCTCCTCTCTCGCAGGTTGTCGCGGCCGGCATCGATGCCGCCCTCGCGCGGGCGAGCACGCTCCAGAACACCTCGTAGGTCCAATCGAAGCTGGAAGTAGCGGCATCCAGCTTTGCCATTCCACGCCGCCAATACTGAGGGAACGAGAATGAAGAAACTGCTCGCATCGTCCTGCCTCGCAATTGGTCTGTTTTTCGGACCGCAGATCGCCGCTGCCGAATGTGGCTCGCTCACGATCGCCAGCATGAACTGGCAAAGCGCCGAGGTCCTGTCGAACATCGACAAGATCATCCTGACCGAGGGTTACGGCTGCGACGCCGAAATCACCATCGGCGACACCGTCCCGTCGATCACGTCCATGGCCGAAAAGGGGCAGCCGGACATCGCCCCGGAAGCCTGGGTGGACATGCTGCCCGAAGTCGTCAAGAAGGGCGTTGACGAGAAGAAGCTCGTCAAGGCCGCCAACGCGCTCCCCGAGGGCGGCGTGAACGGCTGGTGGATTCCGAAGTACATCGCCGACGCCCACCCCGACATCAAGACCATCGAGGACGCTCTCAAGCATCCGGAACTGTTCCCCGACCCCGAAGACCCGAGCAAGGGCACCATCGCGGGCGGCCCGCAGGGCTGGGGCGCGACCGTCATCTCCGCCCAGCTCTACAAGGCGTTCAAGGCCGAAGAGAAGGGCTTCACGCTCCTCGACACCGGCTCGGCCGCGGGCCACGACGCGTCGCTCATCAAGGCCTACGAACAGAAGAAGGGCTGGCTCGGCTTCTACTGGGCTCCGACCGCCCTTCTCGGCAAGTACGACATGGTGAAGCTCGAGTTCGGCGTTCCGTTCGACGCGGAGGCCTGGAAGTGCATCACCACCGCGGACTGCCCGAATCCGACTCCGAGCGCCTGGCCTGCCGACCACGTCTACACGCTCGTTTCTACCAGCTTCGCGGACCGCGCCGGAGCCGATGTCATGGATTACCTGAACAAGCGTTCGTGGAGCAATGACACCGTCGGCAAGCTGATGGCCTGGATGACCGACAACCAGGCATCCGGCGAAGAAGGCGCCAAGCACTTCCTCGCCGAAAATCCCGACATCTGGACGACGTGGGTTTCTCTGGAAGCCGCCGAGAAGATCAAGGCTTCTCTCTAACGCCGAACGGACGGCGCGCGGAGTCGGCGCGCCGTCCTGCCGCATTGGCGAAAAGACCAACGGCCGGATCGACAGGGGAACAGGATGGACTGGTTTTACAAATTTCCGCACATGAATGACAGCGCGCTGCGCGATCTGAAGAAAGCGATCGATGACGGCTTTCGCACCTTCACGCGCGCCTATGGGGACGCGCTGGAAAGCTTCTTCTCCCCTCTTCAGCAGTTCTTGATCTACGCGGAGCGCTTCATGCTCCAAACGCCCTGGCCGATCATGATTCTGCTCATCGGAGCGTTGGCCTGGTTCGCGAGCAGGAGCTGGAAGATTGTCGCTGGCTGTCTTCTCACTCTACTGCTCATCGGCTACCTCGATATGTGGGAAGATACGATGCGCACGGTGTCGATGATCTTCGTATCCACCGTGCTTTCGATCGCCATCGGCATTCCGATCGGAATCGTCATGTCGCGTTCGGACGGATTCCGGGGCTTCATGAACCCGATCCTCGACGTGATGCAGACGATGCCCAGCTTCGTCTATCTGATCCCGGTGGTCATGCTCCTCGGAATCGGCAAGGTTCCCGGCCTCATAGCGGTGGTCATCTACGCCATCCCGCCCATGATCCGCCTTACCGATCTCGGTATACGCCTTGTGGACAAGGACGTCCTCGAAGCCGCCGACGCGTTCGGATCATCGTCATGGCAGAAGCTTTCCAAGGTCCAGCTTCCTCTCGCGCTCCCCACGATCATGGCCGGCATCAACCAGACGATCATGATGGCGCTGGCGATGGTGGTGATCGCCTCGATGATCGGCGTGCAGGGCCTCGGACAGCCCGTCCTCAAGGCCATCGCCAACCAGTACTTCACCCTCGGCGTCTTCAACGGTCTCGCGATCGTCGGCATCGCCATCATCTTCGACCGGGTCAGCCAGGCATATGGCAAGAGACTCCAGCGGCACCGGGAGATCGTCCATGGCTAATCCCGCATTCGACGGCATCCAGATTCGGAACCTCTACAAGATTTTCGGACCCAACGAGGCATCGCACGTCGAGGCCGTCAGAAACGGGCTCTCGAAAAGCGAGTTGAACGAGAAATTCGGTCACGTTCTCGGTTTGAAAGACATCAACATCGAGATGCCCTCCGGGTGCATCCAGGTGATCATGGGGCTTTCCGGCTCGGGGAAGTCCACGTTGATCCGTCATATCAACCGCCTCATCGAGCCGACCGCCGGCGAGGTTCTCGTCAACGGGGTGGACGTGGTGAAGATGAGCCACTCGGAATTGAGCGAATTTCGCCGGCACCAGACGGCAATGGTGTTCCAGAAGTTCGCTCTCCTTCCCCATCGCAACGTCCTTGACAACACGCTGTACGGACTTGAGGTACAGGGCGTTTCGAGGGCGAAAAGCGTCGAGATCGCGATGCGCTGGATCGAACGCGTTGGCCTCAAGGGCTTCGAGAGCAAATATCCGAACCAGTTGTCTGGGGGCATGCAGCAGCGCGTGGGCCTTGCTCGCGCCCTTTCCAACGACGCGCCCGTGCTCCTTATGGACGAAGCCTATTCAGCGCTCGACCCGCTGATCCGCATGGACATGCAGACGGTCCTCCTCGACCTTCAGAAGGAGATCAAGAAAACCATCGTCTTCATCACCCACGACCTCGACGAAGCGCTCCGTCTGGGCGACCAGATCGCCATCCTGCGCGACGGCGAAGTGATCCAGCAAGGCAGCAGCCAGGACATCGTCATGCGTCCCGCCGACGACTACATCGCCAACTTCGTCAAGGAAGTGAACCGCGGCCGCGTGATCCAGGTCGACGCGATCATGACCCCGGTGACACCCGGGCGCGTTGCAAACGGCGCGGCGGTGAAGGGAGAAACCAAGATAGAAGACGTGCTGAAAATCTTCGCGCGTGGGGACGTACAGGACGTTCTCGTCGTGGACCCGCTGGGCAAGCCCGTCGGCGAAGTGAACCTCGCAAGGGTCGCGTCCGCGATGGTGTCGGCCCACTGACGGCGCGGGATGTTCCGGAATGATAGACCTCGACACCCACCTCATCGGTCCGGAACATCCCCTCAGACGCGAGCTTCACGACGAACTCCACGCTCGGCCGTCCCTCTATTTCGACGGCGATATCGACGTGTGGCATCTCGCGATCGTAGACGGGGAAGCCGCCCCCGCCGTCCCCGAGCGCCTTCGGAAACTGGCGGCCGCTTCCGGAACGGGTAACGGCCGACACGGTATCGCCGACTTCGAAGGCGGGCGGATCAAGTGGGAACTGCACACGGAGTTTCTAACCCTTACCTATACGACCGCGGCGGCCGATGCCTGTTCACCGCCCCCCGCTTTTGCGAGGCTACGGCGGGAGTTCGCCGGGCAGACGGTCACCGCCGTCAGGGTGATCGTAAGGAACGGAAAGGACGGCGTC
This DNA window, taken from Shinella zoogloeoides, encodes the following:
- a CDS encoding S-(hydroxymethyl)glutathione dehydrogenase/class III alcohol dehydrogenase — its product is MDVRAAVAVQAGKPLEIMTVQLDGPKAGEVLVEVKATGICHTDDFTLSGADPEGLFPAILGHEGAGVVVDVGPGVTSLKKGDHVIPLYTPECRECYSCLSRKTNLCTSIRATQGQGLMPDGTSRFSIGKDKIHHYMGCSTFANYTVLPEIALAKINPDAPFDKVCYIGCGVTTGIGAVINTAKVEIGSTAIVFGLGGIGLNVLQGLRLAGADMIIGVDINPDRKAWGEKFGMTHFVNPKEVGEDIVPYLVNMTKRNGDLIGGADYTFDCTGNTKVMRQALESAHRGWGKSVIIGVAGAGQEISTRPFQLVTGRQWMGTAFGGARGRTDVPKIVDWYMEGKIQIDPMITHTMPLEDINNGFELMHKGESIRGVVVY
- a CDS encoding electron transfer flavoprotein-ubiquinone oxidoreductase yields the protein MEFDVVIVGAGPAGLSAAIRLKQVNPDLTVVVLEKGSEVGAHILSGAVVDPIGIDRLLPDWREDESHPLKTEVKDDHFLLLGPAGSVRLPNAFMPPLMNNHGNYIVSLGNVCRWLAAKAEGLGVEIYPGFAATEVLYNDEGAVIGVATGDMGIERSGEPGPNYTRGMALLGKYTLISEGVRGSLAKQLIAKFDLQKDREPQKFGIGLKELWQVKPENHKPGLVQHSFGWPLGMKTGGGSFLYHLEDNLVAVGFVVHLNYKNPYLYPFEEFQRFKTHPAIRGTFEGGKRLSYGARAITEGGYQSVPKLSFPGGALIGCSAGFVNVPRIKGSHNAVLSGILAAEKLADAIAAGRANDEPIEIEQGWRDSAIGSDLKKVRNVKPLWSKFGTAIGVALGGLDMWTNTLFGFSFFGTLKHGKTDAQSLEPAAKHSRIDYQKPDGVLTFDRLSSVFLSNTNHEEDQPIHLQLKNPELQKTSELDVYAGPSTRYCPAGVYEWVEKDGKDVFVINAQNCVHCKTCDIKDPNQNINWVPPQGGEGPVYPNM
- a CDS encoding dimethylsulfonioproprionate lyase family protein, translating into MTERPPALRKLIEAARAAYTEFAIDPAAKVSVSRIFAALDGGVGDLKGDKSKLPVCSYLDDALRVRLPQRSLGALMDAFAELEPELGWRRRASYDLATASDNFHDGHGNCMIVGPGGYENRSDLGLGVSLLAPRVRYPDHDHPPEETYLVLSDGMFRQGDGTWFTPGVGGSFYNVPMIKHAMRSGEKPLFAFWALWMGQS
- a CDS encoding NADH:flavin oxidoreductase, which codes for MSNDPLLQPFKLKHLTLRNRLMTTSHEPAYPEDGMPKGRYRAYHVERAKAGLALTMTAGSAAVSRDSPPVFNNVLAYKDEVVKWMRELTDECHEHGAAVMIQLTHLGRRTRWDKADWLPVAAPTQEREPSHRAFPKLIETWDIERIKKDFADASERMKAAGVDGVEFESFGHLLSQFWSPMSNHLDNEYGGSLENRMRFSLEVLAAVRERVGPDFILGVRYVADEDTPVGYGKEEGLEISRRLKNSGLIDFLNVTKGHIETDAGLTDQIPIMGMASAPHLELAGEVRATTKFPVFHATRIQDVATARFAIAEGKVDMIGMTRAHLADPHIVRKILEKREHDIRPCVGANYCLDRIYQGGMALCIHNPATGREETMPHIVPKAAARKKVVVVGAGPGGLEAARVAGERGHQVVVLEAAAKAGGQILLTAQSPRRREMLGITDWRLEQCEALGVEVRYNTWADGDTVMAENPDVVIVATGGLPHTEVLTEGNELVISAWDIIAGDVKPGTDVLIYDDAGDHAALQAAEIIAATGAKVEIMTRDRAFSPEVMAMNLVPYMRSLQNKDVRFTVTYLLEAVRKDGNQLVATIGSDYGGVRKEQRHDQIIVNHGTRPNDDLYFELKPHSINKGAVEYSDLIDGRPQTRRENPDGKYQLFRIGDAVAARNTHAAVYDALRLVKDI
- a CDS encoding TetR/AcrR family transcriptional regulator; protein product: MEQTLTDSGWRGSPDVWLNAAYETLLDSGVDAVRIQTLSKKLNLARTSFYRSFEDREELLAALLARWREKNTGSILKQANAYADSLVEAILNVSDCWFNNEIFDSKFEFAIRSWAMQSPEILAEVHAADRARIRAIAEMFMRFGESEFAADVRARNIYLLQIGYISMQMSEDIALRMKRMPEYLKGFTGKPPKQKDLDRFFARHGITPEQMEAAHD
- a CDS encoding pyrroline-5-carboxylate reductase family protein, producing MIERPRLGVIGARGWLGNAIVSAIVDAGVRKPYELTLSYRTGSPGRPSEASWTQDNQALVDSAEVVIVSVRPEDFSALGITAPGKLVMSVMAGVSVAELAAHFDTDRIVRAMPNAAASVRNSYTPWVASSGCTATDKALAAEVFQACGPADEVETESQLDYFAAFTGTGPAYHALLADTLRMDAISRGISPDVARRAASALLVGSAKLIERDGRCPSEVVQDFIDYEGMTAAALRAMRDAPLSQVVAAGIDAALARASTLQNTS
- a CDS encoding ABC transporter substrate-binding protein, with translation MKKLLASSCLAIGLFFGPQIAAAECGSLTIASMNWQSAEVLSNIDKIILTEGYGCDAEITIGDTVPSITSMAEKGQPDIAPEAWVDMLPEVVKKGVDEKKLVKAANALPEGGVNGWWIPKYIADAHPDIKTIEDALKHPELFPDPEDPSKGTIAGGPQGWGATVISAQLYKAFKAEEKGFTLLDTGSAAGHDASLIKAYEQKKGWLGFYWAPTALLGKYDMVKLEFGVPFDAEAWKCITTADCPNPTPSAWPADHVYTLVSTSFADRAGADVMDYLNKRSWSNDTVGKLMAWMTDNQASGEEGAKHFLAENPDIWTTWVSLEAAEKIKASL
- a CDS encoding ABC transporter permease — protein: MDWFYKFPHMNDSALRDLKKAIDDGFRTFTRAYGDALESFFSPLQQFLIYAERFMLQTPWPIMILLIGALAWFASRSWKIVAGCLLTLLLIGYLDMWEDTMRTVSMIFVSTVLSIAIGIPIGIVMSRSDGFRGFMNPILDVMQTMPSFVYLIPVVMLLGIGKVPGLIAVVIYAIPPMIRLTDLGIRLVDKDVLEAADAFGSSSWQKLSKVQLPLALPTIMAGINQTIMMALAMVVIASMIGVQGLGQPVLKAIANQYFTLGVFNGLAIVGIAIIFDRVSQAYGKRLQRHREIVHG
- a CDS encoding quaternary amine ABC transporter ATP-binding protein; this translates as MANPAFDGIQIRNLYKIFGPNEASHVEAVRNGLSKSELNEKFGHVLGLKDINIEMPSGCIQVIMGLSGSGKSTLIRHINRLIEPTAGEVLVNGVDVVKMSHSELSEFRRHQTAMVFQKFALLPHRNVLDNTLYGLEVQGVSRAKSVEIAMRWIERVGLKGFESKYPNQLSGGMQQRVGLARALSNDAPVLLMDEAYSALDPLIRMDMQTVLLDLQKEIKKTIVFITHDLDEALRLGDQIAILRDGEVIQQGSSQDIVMRPADDYIANFVKEVNRGRVIQVDAIMTPVTPGRVANGAAVKGETKIEDVLKIFARGDVQDVLVVDPLGKPVGEVNLARVASAMVSAH